The proteins below come from a single Papaver somniferum cultivar HN1 chromosome 11, ASM357369v1, whole genome shotgun sequence genomic window:
- the LOC113322136 gene encoding protein THYLAKOID ASSEMBLY 8-like, chloroplastic, translating into MAIRSFWRSKTRFMISSTTMRDFIVPIIAESPTLIIPQNSINEINQMNSSVRCYHDGRPRGPLWRGKKLIGKEALFVILGIKRFKDDEEKLGKFIKTHVLRLLKMDMIAVLTELERQDEVGLALKMFRIIQKQDWYKPDVYLYKDLIIALAKNKKMEDAIQVWESMRQEGLYPDCQTYAEVIRGFLRYGSPGDAMNVYEDMKKSPEPPEELPFRILMKGLLPHPLLRNKVKQDFEEIFPDRHVYDPPEEIFGMR; encoded by the exons ATGGCGATTCGTTCATTTTGGAGATCAAAAACTAGGTTTATGATTTCTTCAACGACTATGCGAGACTTTATAGTACCAATTATTGCAGAGTCACCCACTCTTATAATACCTCAAAACTCAATCAATGAAATTAATCAAATGAACTCATCAGTGAGGTGTTACCATGATGGTAGACCAAGAGGACCACTCTGGAGAGGTAAGAAATTGATTGGTAAAGAAGctttatttgtgattttaggcatcaaaagattcaaagatgatgaagaaaagcTTGGAAAGTTTATTAAAACTCATGTTTTGAGATTGTTGAAGATGGATATGATTGCAGTTCTCACTGAGCTTGAGAGGCAAGATGAAGTTGGTTTGGCTCTAAAG aTGTTTAGGATTATTCAGAAGCAAGATTGGTACAAGCCTGATGTGTATCTGTACAAGGACTTGATTATTGCGTTGGCTAAGAATAAGAAAATGGAGGATGCAATACAAGTATGGGAAAGCATGAGACAAGAGGGTCTGTATCCTGATTGTCAAACTTATGCTGAAGTTATTCGAGGTTTTTTAAGGTATGGATCACCAGGGGATGCTATGAATGTATACGAGGACATGAAAAAGTCTCCTGAGCCTCCAGAGGAATTACCATTCAGGATTTTAATGAAGGGTCTCTTACCTCATCCTCTTTTGAGAAACAAAGTGAAGCAAGATTTTGAAGAAATATTTCCTGATAGACATGTGTATGATCCTCCGGAAGAGATATTTGGAATGCGTTGA
- the LOC113322135 gene encoding uncharacterized protein LOC113322135, giving the protein MGGGGAIWRSTAKVGIGAIGNHYRGLPSSPVPLADRVVNARNSAIPPSNPNPKLINLASLHNNNKNPSSSYSYEVNDWEFIINESNNGERIIVDLNKMCGAAAVDHSTYSCTTTGSGDFIFGSVPSLDEAKSATSDLKDALGKIYFTPGERTAGFHSQPNQAFQAFALLQDSPEVQNVVAALASDKNVWEAVMKNEELMEFYRKANMNEYVPDVVGVERKHDDGVSFGNATNGLISLIDMIKEQVLAMVSSLTEFFQHIFRTAVEGINNTDSANNSIWKCTSAKGAPFMALTIAAIMVVMVKRA; this is encoded by the exons ATGGGAGGAGGAGGAGCAATATGGAGAAGTACAGCAAAAGTAGGAATAGGTGCAATCGGTAATCATTACAGAGGTTTACCATCTTCACCTGTTCCGTTAGCTGACCGTGTTGTTAATGCTCGTAATTCAGCTATACCTCCGTCAAATCCTAATCCTAAACTCATTAATCTTGCATcacttcataataataataagaacccATCTTCTTCGTATTCTTATGAAGTCAATGATTGGGAGTTTATTATAAATGAGAGTAATAATGGCGAAAGAATTATTGTTGATCTTAATAAAATGTGCGGTGCTGCTGCCGTTGATCATTCAACATATTCTTGTACTACTACTGGTAGCGGTGATTTCATTTTTGGATCTGTTCCGAGTCTTGATGAAGCAAAATCGGCCACTTCTGATCTTAAAGATGCCTTGGGAAa GATATATTTCACTCCTGGTGAAAGAACAGCGGGGTTTCATTCACAGCCAAATCAAGCTTTCCAAGCTTTTGCTTTGTTGCAAGATAGCCCTGAAGTCCAG AATGTGGTTGCTGCCCTAGCATCTGATAAAAATGTTTGGGAAGCTGTGATGAAGAATGAGGAGCTAATGGAATTTTACCGAA AAGCAAACATGAATGAATATGTTCCAGATGTTGTTGGGGTTGAAAGGAAACATGATGATGGAGTATCATTTGGAAATGCGACAAATGGGctgattagtttaattgatatGATTAAAGAACAGGTGTTGGCTATGGTTAGCAGTTTAACTGAGTTCTTTCAGCACATTTTCAGGACTGCAGTAGAAGGAATCAACAACACTGACTCTGCCAACAACTCTATATGGAAATGCACTTCTGCTAAAGGTGCTCCATTCATGGCGCTGACAATTGCTGCAATAATGGTGGTTATGGTGAAGCGAGCTTAG